In a genomic window of Vicinamibacteria bacterium:
- a CDS encoding TetR family transcriptional regulator C-terminal domain-containing protein, whose protein sequence is MSRPSNKGKLLTDGLRLVHQRGFGASSVRDIAQAAGVPQGSFTNHFASKEAFGLEILERYREMTSAAVRATLRNDRLPPLRRLRAWIDGQLEYLRKEDMRRGCLYGNLSAEASEASDAIRFRVASVFAENQASVAYCLEAAIEAGELAPKTDVQELAGFIVSSLQGAILVAKSQRSPIPVERFTRVLFQHLLPQRDPASKRRGRRVAR, encoded by the coding sequence ATGTCACGTCCCTCGAACAAGGGCAAGTTGCTCACAGACGGGCTGCGATTGGTGCACCAGCGCGGGTTTGGGGCGTCCAGCGTGCGCGACATCGCCCAGGCTGCCGGCGTGCCGCAGGGGTCGTTCACGAACCATTTCGCTTCGAAGGAAGCATTTGGACTCGAGATCCTTGAGCGCTATCGAGAGATGACGAGCGCCGCGGTCAGGGCGACGCTGCGAAACGACCGGCTGCCGCCACTTCGTCGGTTGCGAGCCTGGATCGATGGGCAGCTCGAGTACCTCCGCAAGGAAGACATGCGTCGAGGGTGTCTGTACGGAAACCTCAGTGCGGAGGCGAGCGAGGCAAGCGACGCGATTCGCTTTCGTGTCGCCTCAGTGTTCGCGGAGAACCAGGCATCGGTGGCCTACTGCCTGGAAGCAGCAATCGAGGCAGGCGAGCTGGCGCCCAAAACCGACGTACAGGAGCTCGCCGGCTTCATCGTCAGCTCGCTGCAAGGCGCCATTCTCGTGGCGAAGTCGCAGCGTAGTCCCATCCCGGTGGAACGCTTCACGCGCGTCCTCTTTCAGCACCTCCTTCCCCAGCGCGACCCGGCATCGAAGCGCCGTGGCCGCCGGGTTGCTCGCTGA
- a CDS encoding ester cyclase, whose amino-acid sequence MFGDRFPAASAAAAQSELTVEVAERIVGPLYDALNQPQKKDVAALLAQACHADYKSYSTNEQWLTRDQLADVFKTLGASIPDLSWSIKDIWTSGDRIVVRGQATGTPVAEFFGARPTGRSFTTMALDVFTVRGDKLASAYHVENWADAMRQIR is encoded by the coding sequence ATGTTTGGAGACCGCTTCCCGGCCGCAAGCGCCGCGGCAGCGCAATCAGAGTTGACGGTGGAGGTGGCGGAAAGAATCGTCGGTCCGCTCTACGATGCCCTGAACCAGCCCCAGAAGAAGGACGTCGCCGCCCTTCTCGCCCAAGCCTGCCATGCGGACTACAAGTCCTATTCGACCAATGAACAATGGCTTACGCGCGATCAACTTGCCGACGTCTTCAAAACGCTCGGCGCGAGCATTCCCGACCTGAGCTGGAGCATCAAGGACATTTGGACCTCTGGCGATCGCATCGTCGTGCGAGGGCAGGCGACAGGAACTCCCGTGGCCGAGTTCTTCGGTGCTCGCCCCACCGGCCGAAGCTTCACGACGATGGCCCTCGATGTGTTTACCGTGAGAGGTGACAAGCTCGCATCTGCATACCACGTCGAGAACTGGGCCGACGCGATGCGGCAGATCCGGTAG
- a CDS encoding SDR family oxidoreductase: MTQRAVFITGSSSGLGRAAAKLFAARGWKVLATMRNLEKEQELANLGGVVLLPLDITQPAQIERAAATAISSGGVDVVFNNAGYGMAGPLEGVSDEQILRIVNTNLMGAIRTTKAFIPHFREKRSGLFINTTSIGGLITVPYNSIYHATKWALEGWSESMAFELNQLGIGMKTVSPGGMKTDFFTRSFDAGRHPAYDALVEKVMSTVRDPKQMETYSTPEQIAEVVYEAATDGKDQLRYVAGADAKATYATRLELGDEAFRKTMRQRFFGAGTQEGA; encoded by the coding sequence ATGACACAGAGAGCGGTCTTCATCACCGGCAGCTCGTCGGGCCTTGGACGCGCCGCGGCCAAGCTGTTTGCCGCTCGGGGATGGAAGGTGCTTGCCACCATGCGAAACCTCGAGAAGGAACAGGAGCTCGCCAACTTGGGAGGAGTCGTGCTGCTTCCCTTGGACATCACCCAGCCGGCGCAGATCGAACGCGCGGCCGCCACTGCCATCAGCAGCGGCGGCGTCGACGTGGTCTTCAACAATGCCGGCTACGGGATGGCGGGGCCGCTCGAGGGGGTGAGCGACGAACAGATCCTCCGCATCGTGAATACCAACCTGATGGGAGCCATCCGAACCACGAAGGCATTCATTCCTCACTTTCGCGAGAAGCGATCGGGGCTGTTCATCAACACGACCTCGATCGGCGGCCTGATCACGGTCCCTTACAACTCGATCTATCACGCGACCAAGTGGGCTCTCGAGGGCTGGAGCGAGAGCATGGCCTTCGAGCTGAACCAACTCGGGATCGGCATGAAGACGGTTTCGCCGGGCGGAATGAAGACCGACTTCTTCACCCGATCCTTCGACGCCGGCCGTCACCCCGCCTATGACGCACTCGTCGAGAAGGTGATGAGCACGGTGAGGGATCCGAAGCAAATGGAGACGTACTCCACGCCCGAACAGATTGCCGAGGTCGTCTACGAGGCGGCGACCGACGGGAAAGATCAGCTCCGCTACGTCGCCGGCGCGGACGCCAAGGCGACCTATGCGACGCGCCTGGAGCTGGGCGACGAGGCCTTTCGCAAGACGATGCGGCAGCGTTTCTTCGGAGCAGGAACCCAGGAGGGAGCATGA
- a CDS encoding cytochrome D1 domain-containing protein, whose protein sequence is MMRSRTPRVLFAVAALAMSLSTATGVVAQSPPTRSLLALSKHDHTLAIVDPNTLQVVARAPVGPDPHEVIASSDGKTAYVSIYGGGRYHALSVIDLVGHKALPDIDTGALNGPHGLAFVGGKVWFTAEGAKAVATYDPASARIDWIMGTDQNRTHMIYVTLDEKQIYTTNVSSATVSILEKIALPPMGPPPGMRPPQGALPPPPPPGGTPIRTDWNETVIPVGKGDEGFDVSPDGGELWTANAQDGTLSVVDLTTRTVAATLDARTFGANRLKFTPDGRLVLISSLRDGDLVIYDAAARKESKRVKIGHGAAGILMDRDGNRAFIACGPDNYVAVLDLKTLEVTGHIDVGGEPDGLAWAIRP, encoded by the coding sequence ATGATGCGATCGAGAACTCCCAGAGTGCTGTTTGCCGTAGCCGCGTTGGCAATGTCCCTCTCGACCGCGACGGGAGTTGTCGCTCAGTCGCCACCGACTCGGTCCCTGCTGGCGCTCTCGAAACACGACCACACACTCGCCATCGTGGACCCGAACACGCTGCAGGTCGTCGCACGCGCTCCCGTGGGTCCGGATCCCCACGAGGTGATTGCATCTTCCGACGGGAAGACGGCGTATGTCTCGATCTACGGCGGCGGCCGCTACCATGCACTCTCGGTCATCGACCTGGTCGGGCACAAAGCGCTGCCCGACATCGATACCGGAGCCTTGAACGGCCCACACGGACTCGCCTTCGTTGGAGGAAAGGTCTGGTTCACGGCCGAAGGCGCCAAAGCCGTCGCCACGTACGATCCCGCATCCGCCAGGATCGATTGGATCATGGGCACCGATCAAAACCGGACGCACATGATCTACGTCACCCTGGACGAGAAGCAGATCTACACGACCAACGTGAGCTCGGCGACGGTCAGCATCCTGGAGAAAATCGCTCTTCCCCCGATGGGACCTCCTCCGGGAATGCGGCCGCCTCAGGGCGCGCTTCCTCCGCCGCCTCCACCGGGGGGAACTCCCATCCGCACGGATTGGAACGAGACCGTCATTCCGGTCGGCAAAGGCGACGAAGGATTCGACGTATCGCCGGATGGGGGTGAGCTCTGGACGGCGAATGCACAGGACGGCACCCTCTCGGTGGTCGACCTCACGACCCGGACCGTGGCGGCTACGTTGGACGCGAGGACGTTCGGCGCCAACCGGCTGAAGTTCACTCCGGATGGAAGGCTCGTGCTGATCTCGAGCCTGCGCGATGGCGATCTCGTAATCTACGATGCGGCGGCGCGTAAGGAATCCAAGCGCGTGAAGATTGGCCACGGAGCGGCGGGCATTCTGATGGACCGGGATGGCAATCGTGCCTTCATCGCCTGTGGGCCCGATAACTACGTCGCGGTACTGGACCTGAAGACCCTGGAGGTCACGGGCCACATCGACGTTGGCGGCGAGCCGGACGGCTTGGCCTGGGCGATCCGACCATAG
- a CDS encoding alcohol dehydrogenase catalytic domain-containing protein, which produces MADTYQAVEVSAPGVLRVVERPIREPGAGQVRIRVEACGVCHSDAATVTGMYPGLTLPRVPGHEIVGRIHALGSGVSRWKVGQRVGVGFFGGEDGVCEPCRRGNMVNCQNPVIPGITVDGGYAEMVIAEARGIAAIPNELGSVEAAPLLCAGVTTYNAVRNAGLRGGDLVAVQGIGGLGHLGIQFARRMGFRTVAIGKGGDKRELARQLGAQVYIDSAVDDAVAVLQGMGGARAIIATSPSGQAMGPLVSALAAGGKLIVVGVPQDPIQVSAVPLVFGGRAIYGTLTGTAIDEEDTLAFSVLENIRPMVEAAPLERAADAYARMIRGQARFRMVLVTKDAP; this is translated from the coding sequence ATGGCTGACACATACCAGGCAGTCGAAGTTTCCGCACCGGGCGTGCTTCGAGTCGTGGAGCGGCCGATCCGTGAGCCGGGAGCGGGCCAGGTCAGGATCCGCGTCGAAGCCTGCGGAGTCTGTCACAGTGATGCGGCGACGGTGACCGGGATGTACCCCGGCTTGACGCTTCCGCGCGTTCCCGGGCACGAAATCGTGGGCCGCATCCACGCCTTGGGCAGCGGGGTGTCCCGCTGGAAGGTCGGTCAACGAGTCGGCGTCGGCTTCTTCGGCGGCGAGGATGGAGTCTGCGAGCCGTGCCGCCGCGGAAACATGGTGAATTGCCAGAACCCTGTCATTCCGGGCATCACAGTGGATGGGGGATATGCCGAGATGGTGATCGCGGAAGCGCGCGGCATCGCAGCCATCCCCAACGAGCTCGGGTCCGTGGAAGCCGCGCCTCTTCTGTGTGCGGGCGTGACGACCTACAACGCTGTTCGCAATGCCGGCCTGCGCGGTGGAGACCTCGTCGCCGTCCAGGGCATCGGCGGCCTCGGGCATCTTGGCATCCAGTTCGCGCGGCGCATGGGATTCCGTACCGTTGCCATCGGGAAGGGAGGCGACAAGCGAGAGCTGGCCCGGCAACTGGGCGCCCAGGTTTACATCGACAGCGCCGTCGATGACGCGGTCGCCGTCCTGCAGGGCATGGGGGGCGCCCGAGCGATCATCGCGACCTCTCCGAGTGGTCAGGCCATGGGGCCACTCGTATCGGCTCTCGCTGCCGGCGGCAAGCTCATCGTCGTGGGCGTACCGCAGGACCCGATCCAGGTGAGCGCAGTCCCGTTGGTCTTCGGCGGACGCGCGATCTACGGGACGCTGACCGGCACGGCCATCGACGAGGAAGACACGCTGGCCTTCAGCGTCCTGGAAAACATCCGTCCGATGGTCGAGGCGGCTCCTCTCGAGCGCGCGGCCGATGCGTATGCGCGAATGATCCGGGGACAGGCGCGCTTCCGCATGGTGCTGGTCACTAAGGACGCGCCATGA
- a CDS encoding MerR family DNA-binding transcriptional regulator, whose translation MKYLTTIEVAHELKVSKQTLLNWLYTGKVPEPPRNRNGYRLWSASRVSLVKGLIGDGRIHRRTVVHKEPSNRPEIVTELAREVSQFLRDGKIAPESFLRELSRLHPGMRRAARSPRRRS comes from the coding sequence ATGAAGTACCTCACGACCATCGAGGTCGCGCACGAGCTCAAGGTCAGCAAACAGACTCTGCTCAACTGGCTTTACACGGGTAAGGTCCCGGAGCCACCGCGCAACCGCAACGGCTACCGGCTATGGAGCGCGTCGCGGGTCAGCCTGGTGAAGGGTCTGATCGGCGATGGGCGCATCCACCGTCGCACCGTTGTCCACAAGGAACCTTCAAACCGGCCGGAGATCGTGACGGAACTCGCGCGTGAGGTGAGCCAGTTCCTGCGCGACGGCAAGATCGCCCCGGAATCCTTCCTGCGTGAGCTGTCGCGGCTCCATCCCGGGATGCGCCGGGCGGCGCGTTCTCCCCGGCGCCGAAGCTGA
- a CDS encoding (2Fe-2S) ferredoxin domain-containing protein, with the protein MPRPERQVLVCVNTRPPGNPKGSCGEKGSEGLFDRLKARVKECGLGTRVIVSRTSCLKHCSRGITMAVYPENVWYGGVAPEDLEEIVASHLEGGRPLPRLFMPDIPWE; encoded by the coding sequence ATGCCCCGACCCGAGCGTCAGGTCCTCGTCTGCGTGAACACGCGTCCCCCCGGTAATCCTAAGGGTTCTTGTGGCGAGAAAGGGTCGGAGGGCCTTTTCGATCGGCTCAAGGCCAGGGTCAAGGAATGCGGTCTAGGCACGCGCGTGATCGTGAGCCGCACGAGCTGTCTTAAGCACTGCAGCCGGGGGATCACCATGGCCGTGTATCCCGAGAACGTCTGGTACGGGGGGGTAGCGCCGGAGGACCTCGAGGAGATCGTCGCCTCCCACTTGGAGGGGGGCCGGCCCCTTCCGCGCCTCTTCATGCCCGACATCCCCTGGGAGTGA
- a CDS encoding Rrf2 family transcriptional regulator, whose protein sequence is MRIANRFSIGVHILSLLGALRDAEHTSEWMAGSIGVNPVVVRNVTGMLRRAGLVRTRQGVAGTWLARPLSEVTLLEVFRAVEDEASLFSVHPRPNPKCPVGARIEQTLSEIFAEAESAMYTKLARITLEQVVRQLDTSARARRGA, encoded by the coding sequence GTGCGTATTGCCAATAGGTTCTCGATCGGCGTCCACATCCTCTCGCTGCTCGGTGCGCTGCGAGACGCGGAGCACACGTCGGAGTGGATGGCTGGAAGCATTGGCGTCAACCCCGTGGTCGTACGGAACGTCACGGGGATGCTGAGGCGAGCGGGGCTCGTCCGGACCCGGCAGGGCGTCGCTGGCACCTGGCTGGCGCGACCGCTCTCCGAGGTGACCCTACTGGAGGTCTTTCGAGCGGTCGAGGACGAAGCGAGCCTCTTCTCTGTTCATCCTCGTCCCAACCCGAAGTGCCCGGTCGGTGCGCGGATAGAGCAGACGCTCAGCGAGATCTTCGCCGAAGCCGAGAGTGCGATGTACACCAAGCTCGCAAGGATCACGCTGGAACAGGTCGTGCGGCAGCTCGACACGTCGGCCCGGGCCCGCCGTGGTGCCTGA
- a CDS encoding NAD(P)-dependent oxidoreductase: MRIVLFGATGNVGRRVAAEALSRGHEVVGVVRDPAAVAAPDSRVPLVGGDATKADSVAELVRGADAVVSAISPRPNARGLGAPSLVENARAIIAGLRRAGVKRVLFVGGAGSLEVAPGQQLVDQPGFPAAHRAEALEGREALQVWRTEARGLDWTFLSPAAEIAPGERTGRYRTTGDQFLVDASGKSIITFEDYAVAVLDELERPRHVGRRFGVAY, translated from the coding sequence ATGAGAATCGTGCTGTTCGGTGCGACGGGTAACGTCGGGAGGCGCGTGGCCGCCGAGGCGCTGAGTCGTGGTCACGAGGTCGTCGGAGTCGTTCGAGACCCGGCGGCGGTCGCGGCGCCCGACTCGCGCGTCCCGCTGGTGGGGGGTGACGCCACGAAGGCGGACAGCGTTGCCGAGCTGGTGCGTGGGGCGGACGCGGTCGTGAGCGCCATCTCGCCGCGGCCGAACGCGCGCGGCCTGGGGGCACCGTCTCTTGTCGAGAACGCGCGCGCCATCATCGCCGGCCTCCGGCGCGCGGGAGTGAAGCGCGTCCTCTTCGTCGGAGGCGCAGGCAGCCTCGAGGTCGCGCCCGGACAACAGCTCGTCGATCAGCCCGGATTCCCGGCGGCCCACCGGGCCGAAGCCCTGGAAGGACGCGAGGCGCTCCAGGTCTGGCGCACGGAGGCGAGGGGACTCGACTGGACGTTCCTCAGTCCAGCGGCCGAGATCGCGCCGGGCGAGCGGACGGGACGCTACCGGACGACGGGCGATCAGTTCCTGGTCGATGCGTCCGGCAAAAGCATCATTACGTTCGAGGATTATGCCGTCGCCGTCCTCGACGAGCTCGAGCGCCCGCGGCACGTGGGCCGGCGCTTTGGCGTCGCCTACTGA
- a CDS encoding nuclear transport factor 2 family protein, translating into MNMTIALTGPVSAFFEAERTQDVEALIRCFSEHATVRDEGRTIEGPDAIKRWMKEAKAKYHHTVQPLAVSHRDGLTVVTARVAGTFPNSPLDLQHVFAVEGGKIASLEIR; encoded by the coding sequence ATGAACATGACGATCGCCCTGACCGGCCCGGTGTCGGCCTTCTTCGAGGCCGAGAGAACCCAGGACGTCGAGGCCCTCATCCGCTGTTTCAGTGAGCACGCAACCGTCCGAGACGAGGGCCGGACCATCGAGGGCCCCGACGCCATCAAGCGCTGGATGAAAGAGGCCAAGGCCAAGTACCACCACACGGTCCAGCCGCTCGCGGTCTCCCATCGCGACGGCCTGACGGTCGTGACGGCACGCGTTGCGGGGACATTCCCGAACAGCCCGCTGGATCTTCAGCATGTTTTCGCGGTTGAGGGCGGGAAGATCGCCTCGCTGGAGATTCGGTGA
- a CDS encoding LysR family transcriptional regulator gives MELRHLRYFVAVGEEQHYGRAAERLRVAQPALSRQIQDLEGEVGFQLFDRLPRGVRLSAAGKTFLEEARLILQQVNEATIRAGRVARGLAGTLRVGFTESASWHGVVPASFLRFRRGQPDAELQLQPLSSLEQVDAVRSGRLDAGFVFNMPKTDPELDQIQVASQRLVLAAPKRHPLAKPKTLRLRDLTDAVFVWFPRRQSPAYYDRLMQACSRGGLKAPRIVQEAVDQATLLSLVACGLGVAFVSDATRWRCPKDVALRPVVDMHLPIAFSLVWRKDSASPLLARFVAEVRQLPEVRALERSAE, from the coding sequence ATGGAACTACGGCACCTGCGCTACTTCGTTGCGGTTGGAGAGGAGCAACACTACGGACGCGCCGCCGAGCGGCTGCGTGTGGCCCAACCCGCCCTGTCCCGCCAGATCCAGGACCTCGAGGGCGAGGTCGGGTTCCAACTGTTCGATCGCCTTCCCCGGGGCGTCCGGCTGAGCGCCGCGGGGAAGACCTTCCTGGAAGAGGCCCGGCTGATTCTTCAGCAGGTAAACGAGGCGACGATCCGCGCCGGGCGCGTGGCGCGCGGCCTCGCCGGGACGCTGCGGGTGGGATTCACGGAGAGCGCGTCGTGGCACGGCGTCGTTCCCGCCTCATTCTTGCGGTTCCGCCGGGGGCAACCCGACGCTGAGCTGCAGCTTCAACCGCTGAGCTCCCTGGAGCAGGTCGACGCCGTTCGCTCTGGCCGGCTCGATGCGGGTTTCGTCTTCAACATGCCGAAGACCGACCCGGAACTCGACCAAATCCAGGTGGCCTCGCAGAGGCTCGTACTGGCTGCGCCCAAGCGGCATCCTTTGGCGAAGCCGAAGACCCTCCGCCTGCGCGACCTGACCGATGCCGTCTTCGTCTGGTTTCCGCGGCGCCAAAGCCCCGCTTACTACGACCGTCTCATGCAGGCGTGTTCCCGCGGCGGCCTGAAGGCCCCACGCATCGTGCAAGAGGCCGTGGATCAGGCCACCTTGCTGAGCCTCGTTGCCTGCGGTCTCGGAGTCGCGTTCGTCAGCGACGCGACGCGCTGGCGGTGTCCGAAGGACGTCGCGCTGCGACCGGTCGTGGACATGCACCTGCCGATCGCCTTCTCTCTCGTCTGGCGGAAGGACAGTGCGTCACCGTTGCTGGCGAGATTCGTGGCTGAGGTGCGGCAACTGCCGGAGGTGCGGGCTCTAGAGAGAAGCGCTGAGTAG
- a CDS encoding SDR family oxidoreductase, whose translation MSSARDLRGRKALVTGGTKGIGAAVSARLQQAGALVLATARTAPAEAVDGVLFVAADVTTAEGCATVAAATRDRLGEVDIVVHVVGGSSAPAGGFAALDDDEWWRALDFNLFPAVRLDRALLPIMLARGSGVIVHVTSIQSQLPLHDATLAYAAAKAALSNYSKGLSKEVGPKGVRVVRVSPGWVETEAAVSLVQELARKDGVDYGAARQGLMQSLGGIPIGRPAKPGEVADLIAFLVSPQAASITGTEYVIDGGTVPTS comes from the coding sequence GTGAGCAGCGCCCGCGACCTCCGGGGCCGTAAGGCCCTGGTGACGGGTGGGACCAAGGGCATCGGCGCGGCTGTGTCGGCGCGGCTGCAACAAGCGGGAGCCCTGGTTCTCGCAACCGCGCGCACGGCTCCTGCCGAAGCCGTGGACGGTGTCCTCTTCGTAGCCGCCGACGTGACCACCGCCGAGGGTTGTGCGACCGTGGCGGCCGCCACCCGCGACCGCCTGGGCGAAGTGGACATCGTCGTCCACGTGGTCGGCGGATCGTCGGCGCCCGCGGGCGGATTCGCGGCCCTCGACGACGACGAGTGGTGGCGTGCGCTCGACTTCAACCTGTTCCCGGCCGTGCGGCTGGATCGCGCGCTCCTGCCCATAATGCTCGCTCGCGGTTCCGGCGTCATCGTTCACGTGACGTCCATCCAGAGCCAGTTGCCGCTGCACGACGCGACCCTCGCGTACGCCGCTGCGAAAGCCGCGCTCTCGAACTACAGCAAGGGCCTCTCGAAGGAGGTCGGGCCCAAGGGAGTCCGCGTGGTGCGTGTTTCGCCCGGCTGGGTCGAGACGGAAGCGGCAGTGAGCCTCGTACAGGAGCTTGCGCGCAAGGATGGCGTCGACTACGGGGCGGCCCGTCAAGGCTTGATGCAATCGCTCGGGGGAATCCCCATCGGACGGCCGGCGAAGCCGGGAGAGGTAGCCGACCTGATCGCCTTCCTGGTATCGCCTCAGGCTGCCTCGATCACAGGCACCGAGTACGTCATCGACGGGGGAACCGTGCCGACTTCCTAG
- a CDS encoding DUF4412 domain-containing protein, whose translation MSALKAVVVAVAGLSVLIAARTTAAEELTVVSKETSSRGGTTSTLYISATKIRLSDPRHDTIYDGASGKMAVIDPQKKEYWESSAEEREAGFRQVEEQMKKMQEQFANLPPAVREKMAGATGAPGASITVQKGTGTKKIAGYDCEQYLISMGDTIKIEKWVTQDLQMPLTLFDAQKASFAGNPMLKNFARMADEMKKIKGFPLGETTTIKGLPGVGGETSREATEVKKGPIDPSVFAIPAGYTKVESPFARMAAGKK comes from the coding sequence ATGAGCGCTCTCAAAGCCGTCGTCGTCGCCGTCGCTGGCCTCTCCGTACTGATCGCCGCCCGGACCACCGCCGCCGAAGAACTGACCGTCGTTTCCAAGGAGACTAGCTCGCGGGGGGGCACCACTTCGACTCTGTACATCTCGGCGACCAAGATTCGGCTCTCCGACCCCCGTCACGACACCATCTACGACGGGGCCAGCGGCAAGATGGCCGTGATCGACCCCCAGAAGAAGGAGTATTGGGAGTCGAGCGCAGAGGAACGCGAAGCTGGCTTCCGGCAGGTGGAAGAGCAGATGAAGAAGATGCAGGAGCAGTTCGCCAACCTGCCCCCGGCCGTGCGCGAGAAGATGGCAGGGGCGACGGGGGCGCCGGGGGCTTCGATCACGGTCCAGAAGGGCACGGGGACGAAGAAGATCGCGGGCTACGACTGCGAGCAGTACCTCATCTCCATGGGCGACACGATCAAGATCGAGAAATGGGTCACGCAAGACCTGCAGATGCCCTTGACCCTCTTCGACGCCCAGAAGGCCTCGTTTGCCGGCAACCCCATGCTGAAGAACTTCGCCCGCATGGCCGACGAGATGAAGAAGATCAAGGGGTTCCCCCTCGGGGAGACGACCACCATCAAGGGGCTCCCCGGCGTAGGGGGCGAGACCTCCCGCGAAGCCACCGAAGTCAAGAAAGGGCCCATCGACCCTTCGGTCTTCGCGATCCCCGCCGGCTACACCAAGGTGGAATCGCCCTTCGCGCGGATGGCCGCCGGGAAGAAGTAG
- a CDS encoding CocE/NonD family hydrolase, which translates to MNARSLPAAIGLTLLSCQLYAAEPMKTESLDFQFDGKRLSGTLDQPADRPPSAIVVFVLGHGKTDVVAGRWYYDLRSRFVEAGLGCYLWDKSGCGKSEGEYDRDQTVQSSAQETLAAIAELKRRGIAGSDRIGLWGISRAGWICPLVIEQLPDVAFWISVSGTDDKESFGYMLETNLRIEGRSESVVRSLITEWRRGNEIFQEGGSFEENQRATENLRQDPFFKSFFGEEKTKAAYLLEQKTFIAEHHSFDEASGLMVYVPGFRQILKEIRCPVLALFGEKDSVVDWRSTMALYKETIGRGVDADLAIKTFPSCNHNMLQCRTCGVREDRETTGPRQPCDGYQGAIITWVKEKGSFRPRRL; encoded by the coding sequence ATGAACGCGAGGAGCCTGCCCGCCGCCATCGGTCTGACTCTGCTGTCGTGCCAGCTCTACGCTGCGGAGCCGATGAAGACCGAGAGCCTCGATTTCCAGTTCGACGGCAAGCGGCTGAGCGGTACCCTGGATCAGCCGGCGGATCGCCCTCCCTCGGCGATCGTGGTCTTTGTACTGGGCCACGGCAAGACGGACGTGGTCGCCGGGAGGTGGTACTACGACCTGCGCTCCCGCTTCGTGGAGGCCGGCCTGGGTTGCTACCTGTGGGACAAGTCGGGTTGCGGCAAGAGCGAGGGTGAGTATGACCGCGATCAAACGGTTCAGAGTAGCGCGCAAGAGACGTTGGCGGCCATCGCCGAGTTGAAGCGTCGCGGCATCGCTGGGTCCGACCGCATCGGCCTGTGGGGCATCAGCCGCGCCGGCTGGATCTGTCCGCTCGTGATCGAGCAGCTCCCCGACGTCGCCTTCTGGATCTCTGTCAGCGGAACGGACGACAAGGAGAGCTTCGGCTACATGCTCGAGACTAATCTCCGGATCGAAGGCCGCAGCGAGTCCGTCGTCCGGTCGCTGATCACGGAGTGGCGGCGCGGCAACGAGATCTTCCAAGAGGGCGGTTCGTTCGAGGAAAATCAGCGGGCGACCGAGAACCTGCGACAGGACCCCTTCTTCAAGTCCTTCTTCGGCGAGGAGAAGACCAAGGCGGCCTATCTGCTGGAGCAGAAGACGTTCATCGCCGAGCATCATTCGTTCGACGAGGCGTCGGGCCTGATGGTCTACGTGCCGGGTTTCCGACAGATCCTCAAGGAAATCCGGTGTCCGGTTCTAGCACTCTTCGGTGAGAAGGACTCCGTCGTCGACTGGCGCAGCACGATGGCGTTGTACAAAGAGACGATCGGCAGAGGTGTGGACGCGGATCTGGCCATCAAGACGTTCCCGAGCTGCAACCACAACATGCTGCAGTGCCGGACCTGTGGAGTCCGCGAGGACCGGGAGACTACCGGCCCGCGTCAGCCCTGCGACGGCTACCAGGGCGCGATCATCACCTGGGTCAAGGAGAAGGGCTCCTTTCGGCCGCGCCGCCTGTAA